The Metarhizium brunneum chromosome 3, complete sequence DNA window cctaaccctaaccctaaccctaaccctaaccctaaccctaaccctaaccctaaccctaaccctaaccctaaccctaaccctaaccctaaccctaaccctaaccctaaccctaaccctaaccaCAACTTGGATTTCAACATGCATGCCTGGCGCACCTAATTGGCTAACTCCTATCGCAACCCAAATTGGCTTTTGGTTTGGCATCCATTTGCGAAAGTGCTCCCCCATTACCATCGTGATTTCGGGGGTCAGGTTGGTATGATACGAATTGATACGAAAGACTTGACACCAACCTTTGCCCCCCGCACTACGCAGCGCGAGCTCAACGTTGCTGAAAGCTTGGGCAATCTCCTCATGAATATCGTCTGGAACAACTACACCGCGAGCATCAGGATCCCAACCACCTAGATAggtaatattaatattttgAACAGCGAAAGGTAAATCGGATAGAATTTCCCACCTTGGCCAGAACACTCGATCCGATCACCAACACGAACCGCTTGGGAATAAGACATTATATCGCGGGCCCATTCCCCGTGGAGGGGATAGATAGTATAGCGGAGGTCAGACATGCTATCTTTTCAGCTATTGGTTGAGGTTGTGATACGAAGTGGAAGATAAAAATATTATCCAACACCGTCCAAAGCGTTAGGTTGGAGAGATTGTCAGGTGTCTGCGATATCTTTTGCGATTGAAGTTGCTTCTATTAACTCTGGTTGACGGTTCTCATATACCAGGAGCACAGCCCAGGCTACTAAACAACCACCCTTCCACGTATTATGCACAGTCCCCGTGCAGGCTCTTTGTACACAAAAAAAACCATTAATAGTTTAGGCGGTAGCAGCGGCTGTAGTACCACACATGAGGTAAACGATGGTATGATCAGAGTAAGCTTGATATGCGACAACCTTCTTAGTGGCCGATTCTAGTGCGGGGGTTTAGGAACTGCCAAGCTAGGGGCAGGACTAGACGGAACACAAGAAAATTACACACCTAGGGTGGGGAGGAAATATAGTTTGGGTCCCTGTGGTGCTGTCTTCCATTAATGGCACTGTTGCCAATTTCCGAGTGGCTGTATACATTTTACTAACGTTCTACTCTACGCCGACCCATTCTCTTGTTTGGGGGGGCGGGGGCGATTACGACGTGGCCGAGCGCTGCTATTAGAGACAGGAGGGGCGGACCCAGGGTTAGGAAGACTCTCCGAGGTCAGCGTTGATGGACGGAGAAGTCGGGGCGGGTATAAGCTTTGTAGTAAGCTCTGAGTGCGGGTAAATGGGGCGTCTGGCAGAGTATTCTTATCAGACGGGTTCACCGCGGCGTCAGTTGGGTCTGATATGCGTGGTCTTTTTGAAGGGGGTAGTCAGACGTAGGTGGAACTCTGGTCGCGCCAGCGGTCTGATCGCTTTGAAGGGGAAGTATTGTCGTAACGAGGTCTACACAGTAAGTTACATGTTCATCGTGTCGACGCCTGAAGCACTATCCGACATCTGAGAAAGCAGCATAACATCATGGTGTGTTCCATCTCTCATGTGCTCCTGTTAGCAGTTTTTTAAGCGCTAACTAAATTTTTGTCAGCCACCTTCTAGACAGGATGCCAGCGTGATTGCCGGGAGTGAGGTGTAGAATAGAACCTCGACACGCTTCCCGCCGATCCAATGAAACCCAGAGATCAAATACTTCTGGGTAACCTGAATACGCTATTCAATCTAAGGATGAATCAAATACTCATGCTCGACTGGCTTACGTATCACGACCTTCCCTACAATGTCGTACAGTCCGACCGCTTCAAACGTCTCCTACTCTACAGTAACCTGTGGCAATACAGGGGCCGAGCAAGGTCGAATGCGTCTTAGATAAAGTGATTGCGCATAAGGCGAGTAAGAGCTTTCGAGCGAAGGAAATTCTGACTCGAGCTAACAAAGTCTCAAAACCGGGGCCTTCTCTTACAGGATGTCGGTGCTGTGCGGTTCCCTCGGCTGCCCTATGTGGCTATAAACTGGCTTTCTATTGCATCATCGTCCGCGGAAAGTGAGAAGAAACTCAACAGTCCTGGATGCTAACGCCATCCAGATATCGCCTGTGACGGCATATTGTCTCCAAGATGCAGTGCCTTCGTTCGTGGAGTAAGGCTGGTATTTATTAACCTACTCTTcctcttagtattattaaaaggGATAATTAGAAATTGGTTTTTTAACTACAGGCAGGATTAATATAGATATGGATAATGAGGTCTAGTCTTGATTAATTTTGATTGTCGATCAATATCGATTGATTCGATTTAAACTAGTGATCGATCGTTATTGATCAACTTGGAGCAGAGCTCCTAATAGTGCGTACTGCAGTGTGCATTAATAGTCCACGCACTACCTTATTAGTGGAGTGTGATACTTCTAGGTTGCACTATAGTTTGGTGCGAAGTAACCACACCGTACTGACAGTGCAGTGCGCTGCTCCCAAACTGCACTATAGTTCAGTGTGAACCTAAGCAAACTGTTCGCTAGTGTAGTTTAGCTAAATCTAACGGACTGGTAGTGTAGTTTTGTCGGGTCAAACGGTGGGGTCGATGTAGTGTAGCCGATTCAGACGCATTAATAGTGCAGTGTGCTCACACGCACTAATGTAACTTACACGTGATCGCGGGCAGGGAGTATAGAAGAAGCTAAAGCTTCAATTAGAATGCCAGTTCCTCTGTTGCTCTATTTCAAGCAGTCTACAAAAGTGGACAGAAACTATATATATCTAGCCAAGGGGATTAGGAAGCATAAAACTTAATCTATTCTCGACGTATATTTTTCTAACCTAACTAGTCAATCTACCATTCACTTTTGAACTGATTCCACTATTCATGCAATGGCAAGGCAATTTCATGATTTGCTTAGCCGAGTCTCTGGACAGGAGTTGCACATCCCTGACTTAACTTCCCTCCTTGGTAACTGGCAGACGAAGATTAATCCACACCTAGAGGAGCTTCGGCCACTGGTGAGACGCATGATCGAAGGGGAGGTTTTAATCGCGACTGACTCTCTAAATTATTCTAACTTGGCAGCAGTGTTGTGAACAATCCCCAAAAACTCAACAAAATTATAGATTGCGATTTTGCACGTCTCGCTTGTCTGTATGTTGGCCCAAACCTCGGATGTATGATGTGATGGCTTAACGGTAGCTAGGATCTGCCCAAATGCCGGTTGGAAGGAGCTTCATTCCTTGGCTATGTTTCTTGTGTGGATATTCGTATGGGATGACGATCTAGACCTGCCATACTCTGAGGTTGCAAGTACCAAAGGGCAAGCAATCGCATATTGCCGAGAGTCTGTCGAGTCGGCTCGAAAATCCCTTAGTCTCACTCGATCAGGAGGCGTTAATGATGTCAAGGTGCGAGCCCCATTTCCAATAATGGGTTTGTTTGACGAGTTTGCATCGACCCTACTTGGTGCTACCGATCAAGGTTTGCCATCCGTTGTATCATCCTACAGGCTTCACTGATTCGTATACTAGCACAACGCCAGCGTGTGTTTGCAGAGATTGAGGTTTACATCTCTGAGGTTGCAGGAGAACATGCACGGCAGTACGATAAAATTTTACCGAATGTAGATGAGTATTTGCAAATGCGTATGGGCACTTCAGGCATAATGGTGTTTCTGGCCTTTTCGGAGTAAGACTTCGTCAGTACTATACATTATAAGACGTGAGAGATTAACTTGTTCATATTTCTAGCTGCATAAACGGGATAAGACTCCCTGAGTGGGTCATGCAAAGCGATGAGATGACTACCCTGAAAATTGAGACAACTAGGTTGGCTATGTTGTAAGCATATACCTAACTAGTCTTATTCGAACTGAGACACTAACCCTAATAGTGTCAACGACATTTATTCTctaaagaaagaaatagtATGGCTTCCGTTTACTCGGATGCATGGCTGactaaataataaaactcCTAGATATCCCAAACACCTCAGAATATTGTCCCAATACTGCTCCATAGAAGCAAGGGGAAAACCCTGGACGAAACGATGCTCCAACTCTCTATCATGTTCCGTACCGCAGCTCAACAGTTCGAGAATGGTTTCGACAATTTGGTTGTCAAAGTCAAAGACGATCATGTTGTAGATAAGGATATGCATGTTTATGCTGACAGTTGCCGTACCTTGGTCACTGGACTGATAGAATGGAGTAAGAAGACTGCGAGATATAATCTAAGTCAGTATGAGGATGAGGGTGGAGTCTTTAAGATTCCCCTTTGATCGCTGGtgtcacgttatgagactcATGTTAACTAAGCTTGGTTTTACAAAAGTTTTTATTGTTGTTTATTGTTTGTGCTGCAGGCTCCGTTTGCAGCTCTCTTCTTAATACCACAAAACTTCCTTTTGTCCGAATTTAACTTTCGACTAAGTTTAGTTATGATAGCCGACGCTATAACATAGAAATCACACCAAGCTTCTGCGCTTAATTGGATTGAAGGTAGAGGTAAGAGTATTGTAGCAGAAGCTATTATTctatattaagttatttaattagtcttaaaatatattattaaagtaataatttaagcTGCGTTGCCCACTGGGCCTTGttagctttaacccttaaaggttGCAATAGGCAACCTACTTGTGTTAGGCTTCTTGTCATGCTTGGTCAtcttattgttgttgtttgtAGATAGCTGTGGTGGATATCAGCAAGTGCTTGTAGGAGATATGTGTGTGTAGGGGCAGTAACTCACGATTAGTTATAGTCTTAATAGCAGAAGAATAACTTAGATATAAgattaacttaaaatataagagagggtaaaccttataaatatactatatatataggtattttaggtttttagcgTGActtagtataagttatagctataaagttataataatatataaggtttaattatataatagtagctaAGGCTATTGCGAGGTAGCCGCGATTAGTAGAGTATAGCGCGGcactaattatactagtatatctaatatattataatacgtgtataaatagtttacttttttagttttttattatttttagcctaatatagcctaatattattttagattttacgcttatataatactagtattatatatataattttatttaattataaagcgaattaaccaaatattaattaaaaagtaataatttaaattaataatttaaaaaatcTTATTACCTTAGTAATAATAGGGGTTATTAGCGGATATAATActtatactattaatattattattattatttttattactaCTAGGTAAAATCtagtataagttataaaaagtataaattatataacttttataaaataataagtaataatagtACCTAAAATTATCCTAAATAACTAATagattttaataattatattaataatttattatatatattagttattatacCCTTCcttaaagttaatattataaaaagagGTATAATACTAAAGCCTTAAAGCtttatactaaaaatacTTAGCGTAATAAGcgtatattttataaaaataagccaAAATacttagtatttaataagtattattataatagtaattcTTATTAGAAaggtatttttatatattaccCTAATAAGTAATAACCTAGTTAATACCTATTTAAATCTTAATAGAGCTTTACCTAGGAAGtagatattattataatttatatttaatagctttaagTAGTTTATAcctaataaaagtaaatattaattcttaaataAGGTTTATTTGGtagcttaataataagtattttatttaaaactaaaaaactttttatacttaataattataaaaactaattatacttatactattagttaattataataaaatatctactaaaatatataatattttagaccggatttatagctatataattaaagaaaatattaatttaaaactatatattatatttaatatattttatttaataaaataataatttaattaattaaaaagcttaaaataagtaagtattaagagaaattaataaaattattattatatattaagcCTACCttaattataagtttataaCTACTACTTAGTTAAAGAATtttaaggctttttttttttttttttttttttttttagaaatatTAGCGTCTAAACTCTTAAACTATATAGAAGTAGCAACTTGGTTTATAGTAGTAACTTGgtttaatagcttataaaaatTACCTTTGGCGGCTTATATAAGTTAGAGGCTACtattataaaacttaaaaaatactatTCTAGATAGAGATAATTATAGtaggtaattataataagtaataagaatATACACCTTTATAGGGGAAGGTAttattaaaggtaattaggcttaagcttatatataatttatataataataaatctaTCTAGTCTTAAAAATTTTATCTCTTAGAAATAGCTAtattatcttttttaatttttattagctttatatagcttaatattaaataagtaacttaactataataaattataataagaaattattttagctataatcttaaaattatatacagctagtaatactaagcttataatactataatatattattataaaagtaataattaatattaatatttagttaatttactttatagttaaataaaattatatatataatactagtattatataagcgtaaaatctaaaataatattaggctatattaggctaaaaatagtaaaagactagaaaagtaaattattttagCGTAATTAATACCGTGTTATAGCCTATTAATTACAGCTACCTGTTACAAACGTCACTGCATAAGACACAGGACAGGGCCGCACCGACAAGGCAAGGCCTGGTCACAGGAATAAGAGGGAGAGAAGCACGTGACCTATCACGTGATTTAAAGGAGGATTAAAGGCTTAAGgctttaagctaataatcTAGGATAAGACTTAAGGAGATTAATAGTTAAGCTAGTTAATTAAGGTTTAAAGGGATTAATAGTTAAGTCAATTAATCCAGGTCTATAATAAAGAGATAAATAGGTACTTAAGGAGGAGGTATTCTTATAATCAAATAATCTAGatctttattaattaatctaagtaataGTTTTACTATTAAGAGTTATACTCTTAAtagccttattataatattacttaaaagcTACTTTATAGTATTTAACCTAACTTACTTCCTAAGAAACAGACCTACTGTGCCTTAGAACCTAAGCCACCGTTACACTaccttataatagccttagctattattatataattaaaccttatatattattatataaacttattaactttatagctataacttatattaagttatactaaaaacctaaaatacttatatatataatatatttataagatttttcttatattttaagttaattttatatctaagttatttgccttttttactattaaaaccttgctataataatataattaattataagttattacccctatatatatatatttcttataagtacttattaatatttattatagctatttataaataataataataagataattaagtataataaaaagcctaatataagtagattacttattataacttttaagagttaaagttaataaagcctagtaaataatataattattaataaattaaaagctttttataataaaaaaaatacttattttaaggctaaaaattttaattttataaaaattaaaaagattataaaaataattaagaatttaaaaaaaaaagcttttaaaaatattaaactaaaatataatattaaaaaagctataaaactagctataaaaaaagctaataaggctagTAAAGCTAAGactaaaaaggctaaaaaagctaaaaaggctTATAAGGCTAAAGCTGCCAAATAAATTTgtattagtagttttacctcttcTAGAGGGAAAGTAATAACTTAGTTTATTTTAAAGTTCTAATATTTAAGATATTATCTctaatatacttatatatttatagctattaCTACTTATATAAGGCAGGTATAGTTAATTATAACCTAAATACTAAAAGAAATAATTAGaatttaaaaactaattatattattttatattattaggctagttttaatataatatatagttataaatagaatataagtaataaaaactaagatattaataagagCTATAAgtttaagaaataaaagcttagcttaaaagttaataagaatagtatatataaaagaaaagctttaagctataaaaattaaCTagaaaataagaaaaaatatctaaaaaaggttattaagAAGTTAAATAGTCTTAATAGGGCAGTTAAAgtaataactaataatagTAAAAGTTACTCTaggtattattataataaatatactagtaatactaataataagttaaatattataaatagtattatatatactagtaatttattaaatttagTCTAAaattattactattataagAAGATAAAATATACCTGATATAATAAGTAGTATTATACCAGCCCTAATAttattcttataattatagtagTAATtaactatttatataatattctaGTCTAGTAAGAGAGGTAAAAGAAAGCTAGatactactaatataataataaataaaagtatatataaatttttattaataatataagtatactaaatttttttatttaatattatttaaactGGTTTTATTGGCTATAAAGTGGCGGCAAATATAAAGTAGCACTCTTTCCCTTATTGTGTTGGCAGTTAGGCGTCAAATAGATTGGGAAAAGTACTGGTCATTTAATTCCAACAAAATTCTAGTGTACATGATATCATGTTGAGTGCCCAAACCGAGACTTCTTCTGATGTTTCTTCTGCTGTTACACAGGTAGGCATCTTTCCCGAGAAATGTCTCCCACCGGAAGATGAATACGAATCTCGTGAGGTGTCACAGCACCATCACGACTTGTCCATGATATTCACGTGAGCACAAACTATTAGCGCACCATAAAGCTGTAGTCTAGATAGCTttctcctccctcctccttaAGGCACAAACTACGTTACTACTAGCACCTTAGATTCGCCCCGTGATATTAGGGACACATAAGATACGAGGAAACTAAGAAATTCAATTCTCTTATAAATAGTAGACCAGGGCTCAGATTCAATAGTCTTTGCTGTACAGCAGAGACCAGGATCAGCGTCCGCAAAGGAGTACTACTTGTGCCACGCCTCACGCTTAGCCAAGAAAGCCGAGGCCCCAAACCGAACAAGCAGCCAACGCTTGCTGTGTTCAGAAGGTAGGGACATCGTCGTCAATAGGTACTAGATCGCCCTTGCCCTTAAAGTGCTGCAGAATCTGCGCCTGCTCCGAAAGCAAATATCGATCAGTGTGTATGCCAAGCTTTGCAAGCCCCCTCCACCTATCAAAATCCACAGCGTCCCTCTTGTCGCCGTGCGCATAATGTGGCATTTCCCAGTGACCTTTTGAAAACGCGATGAACGTTGTGATACTTTTGTTGGTGATATCATAGACAAGTGAGCAGATGGTTCCAGTCTCCTCGAGCCAGTTGCACTGCCAGAGTTCCCCAGGTCGAATACATTGGTATGTGGCTGTTTGGTAATTGATTCTGCCTGCCATCGGACCACCGTGTATGGCGTAGACGATACGGTTTTCGGAGAAGAACCACATTTCATAGCGCCATTTCTCTGGTTTCCCGTCAATTGCATGGGTGTCGTAATCATACACAAGATGGACGTCCCGAACGTCAGTTTCAAATGAGGGATGGAATTTGGTAGCACTGAGGAAGTGAGGTAGAGGAGTCAGTGATGACATAGTTGGATACGGACCACGGAACGGACGGGGAGGGGGAGAAAGGAGGGTAGAGGAACTCGGTTTATTCTTTGAATTGAGATTGGTAAGGAATCGTTGATCGCTTTTATGACCAAATTCAGCATCGCAACTGTAATCATCCCGATTACCAAGACCCCTCCCGCCGCCAATTTTTTTCATCTGAACCTTTTAGCGCGTGGTGGTACTTAGGACACACCCCTACTGTGGAGCCGCTTTTTCTGTCTTGATGCTGTTGTCGGCATGTACAGTACATAATGGTGATGGTGAGTATAAGATCGAGACTCATTCCTTCAATTATCTTGCCAAGGTGCCCGTGGAGCAGCACTGCCATATTACTTGCACGCATCAGCCGTGTCCCCCGCAACTCCTCAAAATGCCGAAATACGTCCTTACCCGGGCTGGAGGAAATCTGGGTGGCGCTGCAGCCTCATACGCACTCGATATTGCCAAGCCTGACGATGAGATCGTCCTTACAACCTCCGATGTAGACGGTATCTCGGCTGTGACACTGAAGGACTGGATCAGGAAGGGCGCAAGAGTCTGTTTTGCATCAtatgatgatgccgagagTCTGAGGTCAGTTTTCGTCGGTGCAGAAGCCGTGACTCTTATTTCAACCTGGCTCCTTGGGGAAGGCCGACGTTGCCAGGCTAGGACTGTTATCGATGCGGCAAAGCAATGCGGGGTGAAGCGTATATGCTATACCTCATTTGTTGGCGCTGGTATGCAGGCTGAGAGAGAAGAGGATGTTCCGTTTTTACCCCGAGACCACCGCGTCATCGAAGCGTACATCTACGAATCAGGCTTGGAGTACAATATTCAGCGCAACTACCTCTACATCGACAACATCCCCGTACTTTTCGGGCCGTCTTGGAAAATCTGCAATGACAGATGGCTCTCAAATAGTCATGGGAAGGCCGGTGCATATGTTGCGCGAGAGGATTGTGGTCGGGTCCTAGCCTCCCTGCTCCTTGGCAGGGGCCAGCCCAATACGGTGTATGACGTGACTGGTCCAGAGGCGATTACCGATGAAAGAATATTCGAGTGGGTCTGCAGTCAGTCTGGTTACCAAGGGCAGTTTGTGAGCATGACCGATGAGGGATTGAAGAAATTCTGGCTAGATCGTGGATTACCATCAGTCAATTCTGGAAACTCCTCAAATTTGCCGATGAAGTTATGTATTGAGGATCTTTTGTGTTGCGGCGAAATGGTTGCCAAGGGCTATATGCGCAATACCAGCAATGCTGTTGAGGAACTGACTGGACAACCGGCAATTGCATTCCAGGTTGCTCTGCTCAAGTATAGAGGAATCTTTCCACAGCCTTAGAATGCCGCATCCTAGAGTACTGTCAGAAATACGCTGGCCCTATTATGGAGATAGAAAAAACTTGTGATGCGTTCTCGAGCCTTGATATTTTGTAGTCAAAAGGTTAAACATGGAAAATTGTCGACAAACTctactcgtgccacgccACCACTTTTTCGGGTGGCGACTTCGCTGCACGCTTCTGTACCAAAAACGAGGGGGGCGTGGCACTGGTGATTCTCGCCACCAATCATATGTCAGCACCGTAACGTGCTCCACCAGAGGCTGCCACAAAACCTCGGCCTTCTCGCCTAAACCTTGCCTCCAGCGATGAACTCATCAGATCAATTACGTTGATGGAAAAGAATTCGTTTGATCGGGCCATCTGTTCATTTGTGTGTCCAGCACCCACCTTAGTGGGCGAGACTTGTTTATCTCATACCGGGCTATCCATGCCACGCTCCGGGATGGGCGAATGCTGACTTGACCTTAGCACATCCGCTTGCCTCCGGGCCTTCCGACACTGCTTGGAAGACTTATTTATGCCACTTACGACAAGGCAACGACAGGAATAGATGGAGACATTGTTTTCAGTATAGAACTCACTTGGGTTTTTTTACAGTCGAAAACCTAGCCAGTCAGCCCATCCAGCAGCACTGAGCAAGATTCTCAATTACAACAATTCCCACGGACTCTATTCAACTGGATGTGTGCTTGATCGCGATGACTACAGGCCAAGCACAGTGGAATGAGGTTGACATTTCAATTGCCTTGAATCCAAACAATATTGAGGCTATCCCTATCTTATTGGAAGAACTTTCGGCAAAGGTTCACAACTTAAATGCAGGTATAGATGAGGACCGCAAACAGCTACTGCGCAGCTGTCGCTCCCTTGTTCTGGCGTTAGAGACTCCCCAAGAAACCATGATAAGACATTGCCGGGCGGAGGTGAGCGTTCTATAAACCTATATTTGCTTTTTGGGGCTAATTTAAGTCAAAGACGGGCGCAATGGCGGCTCTGAATTTCGGGGTTGATTGCGGACTATGGTTGTTAATGGCCAAGAGCCGCGATCAGCCGCAGAAGGTCAATGGCCTAGCCAAGACCCTTGGTGTTGATCCTACTCTGCTATGTATGTATTAGTAATGTCATGGTAG harbors:
- the PRISS gene encoding Pristinol synthase, producing MFLVWIFVWDDDLDLPYSEVASTKGQAIAYCRESVESARKSLSLTRSGGVNDVKVRAPFPIMGLFDEFASTLLGATDQAQRQRVFAEIEVYISEVAGEHARQYDKILPNVDEYLQMRMGTSGIMVFLAFSDCINGIRLPEWVMQSDEMTTLKIETTRLAMFVNDIYSLKKEIISQTPQNIVPILLHRSKGKTLDETMLQLSIMFRTAAQQFENGFDNLVVKVKDDHVVDKDMHVYADSCRTLVTGLIEWSKKTARYNLSQYEDEGGVFKIPL
- the qorB gene encoding Quinone oxidoreductase 2, whose amino-acid sequence is MPKYVLTRAGGNLGGAAASYALDIAKPDDEIVLTTSDVDGISAVTLKDWIRKGARVCFASYDDAESLRSVFVGAEAVTLISTWLLGEGRRCQARTVIDAAKQCGVKRICYTSFVGAGMQAEREEDVPFLPRDHRVIEAYIYESGLEYNIQRNYLYIDNIPVLFGPSWKICNDRWLSNSHGKAGAYVAREDCGRVLASLLLGRGQPNTVYDVTGPEAITDERIFEWVCSQSGYQGQFVSMTDEGLKKFWLDRGLPSVNSGNSSNLPMKLCIEDLLCCGEMVAKGYMRNTSNAVEELTGQPAIAFQVALLKYRGIFPQP